The following are from one region of the Streptosporangiales bacterium genome:
- a CDS encoding helix-turn-helix domain-containing protein: MPSNSQPGDLGRRVAFRRRTLGLTREQVAARTGMAPGYVEYLEQSHTQKSIEALLRLAIALETTVDVLLGAAVERPPGGERGRRDGPVFADLEPRECLDLLARGGVGRVVFVTEEGPEALPVNFVLDEGTVVFRTSAEGVLARQVGQDVAFEVDRLDEPLAQGWSVLVAGRAEPVSDADERARIRVRPWADGERSYHVRIRPTRITGRRISTQGQLG, translated from the coding sequence ATGCCGTCGAACAGCCAGCCGGGCGATCTCGGTCGGCGAGTGGCGTTCCGTCGCCGCACCCTCGGATTGACTCGTGAGCAGGTCGCAGCGCGCACCGGCATGGCGCCCGGGTACGTCGAGTACCTGGAGCAGAGCCACACCCAGAAAAGTATCGAGGCGCTGCTGCGCCTGGCGATCGCACTCGAGACGACGGTGGATGTCCTACTCGGAGCCGCGGTGGAACGGCCTCCCGGCGGTGAGCGCGGCAGACGTGACGGGCCGGTGTTCGCCGATCTCGAGCCTCGCGAGTGCCTCGACCTGCTCGCACGCGGGGGAGTGGGGCGGGTCGTCTTCGTCACCGAGGAGGGACCCGAGGCGTTGCCCGTGAACTTCGTGCTGGACGAGGGAACCGTCGTCTTCCGCACGTCGGCAGAAGGGGTGCTCGCGCGTCAGGTCGGACAGGACGTCGCGTTCGAGGTGGATCGCCTCGACGAGCCCTTGGCCCAGGGATGGAGCGTGCTCGTGGCGGGCCGTGCGGAGCCGGTGAGCGACGCCGACGAGCGTGCGCGGATCCGCGTGCGTCCCTGGGCGGACGGTGAGCGGTCGTACCACGTTCGTATCCGTCCCACCCGGATCACCGGGAGACGAATCAGCACGCAAGGCCAGCTCGGCTGA
- a CDS encoding CBS domain-containing protein — MKRTLVEMVMTPRPVIVSPDTPFKEIVDVLLRNRISGVPVVDRSGRVMGVVSDADLALKEAELEAGSEVHVFDTPKRRRERRKSRGTRAAELMSTPAVSVSPRRTVDEAAALMRTRRIRRLPVTEPMTGRLVGMVSRTDLLRQYLRADEEITAEIEGEVLRRTLATDPRRFGVQVHDGVVRIRGQVERRSLVGGVIKALEQVEGVIAVDAQLSYEVDDRLVPTPPTYW, encoded by the coding sequence ATGAAGCGCACCCTGGTGGAAATGGTCATGACACCACGGCCGGTGATCGTGTCGCCGGACACGCCGTTCAAGGAGATCGTCGACGTGCTGCTCCGCAACCGGATCAGTGGAGTCCCCGTCGTCGACAGGAGCGGTCGGGTGATGGGCGTCGTGTCGGACGCCGACCTGGCGTTGAAGGAAGCTGAGCTGGAGGCCGGCTCGGAGGTCCATGTGTTCGACACGCCCAAGCGCCGGCGTGAGCGCCGGAAGTCGCGCGGGACCAGAGCCGCCGAGCTCATGTCGACGCCGGCGGTCTCCGTCTCGCCCAGGCGAACCGTCGACGAGGCTGCCGCGCTCATGCGCACACGCCGCATCCGGCGGCTACCGGTGACCGAGCCGATGACCGGGCGCCTCGTCGGCATGGTGAGTCGAACCGACCTGCTGCGTCAGTACCTTCGAGCGGACGAGGAGATCACTGCCGAGATCGAGGGAGAGGTCCTGCGAAGGACGCTCGCCACCGATCCACGGCGCTTCGGCGTTCAGGTGCACGACGGCGTCGTCAGGATACGCGGCCAGGTGGAACGCCGGTCACTCGTCGGTGGAGTGATCAAGGCACTCGAACAGGTCGAAGGTGTGATCGCCGTCGACGCGCAGCTGTCGTACGAGGTGGACGACAGGCTTGTGCCCACGCCACCGACGTACTGGTGA
- a CDS encoding Hsp20 family protein, protein MTTLERRSTHGILPDLADWLEAPFGMFRSPSHMIRVEDYLDDGKYVIRAELPGVDPEKDVDITISGNVLQIQAEREETRKEHNRSEFHYGSFVRSMPLPAGANVKHVSAKFDNGILEITVDMPDRETTTQRVAVQTK, encoded by the coding sequence ATGACCACTTTGGAGCGCCGGTCGACGCACGGGATTCTCCCCGACCTGGCGGACTGGCTGGAAGCGCCGTTCGGCATGTTCCGGTCTCCGTCGCACATGATCAGGGTCGAGGACTACCTGGACGACGGTAAGTACGTGATCCGCGCCGAGCTGCCGGGAGTCGACCCGGAGAAGGACGTCGACATCACCATCAGTGGCAATGTCCTGCAGATCCAGGCTGAGCGCGAGGAGACACGCAAGGAGCACAACAGGTCCGAGTTCCACTACGGCTCCTTCGTCCGCTCGATGCCGCTGCCGGCGGGCGCGAACGTCAAGCACGTGTCGGCGAAGTTCGACAACGGGATCCTGGAGATCACCGTCGACATGCCGGACCGGGAGACCACGACACAACGCGTGGCCGTCCAGACGAAGTAG
- a CDS encoding CBS domain-containing protein, whose product MRRTRVVDVMTTDVATVPADAGFRQIVQMLAERNVSGLPVVDAGLHVIGVVSEADLLPKEAYKDEVRRTRSVRAFLRPRRWWRDRADRRRAAGDTARVLMSTPAITIEPDRTIAEAARLLAGHRIKRLPVVDSRNILVGIVSRADLVGVFLRSDDDIRQEILDEVVVKALWESPSTVEVDVHDGVVTLRGRVEIDTLVPIAAHLAAAVDGVVDVANELDYAHTTPKPRPVPPTPW is encoded by the coding sequence ATGAGACGCACTCGCGTCGTCGACGTGATGACCACCGATGTCGCGACCGTTCCCGCGGACGCCGGCTTCCGTCAGATCGTCCAGATGCTTGCCGAGCGCAACGTGAGTGGACTCCCGGTTGTCGATGCGGGACTCCACGTCATCGGTGTGGTCTCGGAGGCGGACCTACTGCCCAAGGAGGCCTACAAGGACGAGGTCAGACGAACGCGCTCCGTCCGGGCGTTCCTGCGCCCTCGGCGGTGGTGGCGCGACCGAGCCGATCGCCGTCGGGCTGCTGGGGACACCGCTCGCGTGCTCATGAGCACGCCCGCCATCACCATCGAGCCTGACCGCACGATCGCCGAGGCAGCGCGCCTGCTCGCCGGTCACAGGATCAAACGACTCCCGGTTGTCGACTCCCGAAACATCCTTGTCGGCATCGTCAGTCGAGCAGATCTCGTGGGCGTGTTCCTGCGTTCGGACGACGACATCCGACAAGAGATCCTCGACGAGGTGGTCGTCAAGGCTCTCTGGGAGAGCCCGAGCACCGTCGAGGTGGACGTCCACGACGGCGTGGTGACGCTACGAGGGCGCGTCGAGATCGACACTCTCGTCCCGATCGCCGCACATCTGGCCGCCGCTGTGGACGGAGTAGTCGATGTCGCGAACGAGCTCGACTACGCCCACACCACGCCGAAGCCGCGACCCGTTCCGCCGACACCATGGTGA
- a CDS encoding HAD-IA family hydrolase — MVTGHKGDQSVPAHPAAVDLNGVEAIVFDTDGVITDTARTHAQAWKRAFDAFLRERAARTGDQFQSFDVARDYLSFVDGKQRLDGAIGFLESRGIPVKGQVVAVRELCDRKDEYFLSMVRRDGAAAFPDAIAFIRQVRRRGARTAAVSASRNCEEVLRAAGVADMFDIRVDGREAARLGLPGKPHPALFLEASTRLGTTPAKTAVVEDSLAGVEAGRRGRFGLVVGVDHGSRGTDLCAHGADVVVTDLRDLRIVGRRQVAEIRRSP; from the coding sequence ATGGTGACCGGTCACAAGGGCGACCAGTCGGTTCCGGCTCACCCGGCGGCTGTCGACCTGAACGGGGTCGAGGCGATCGTGTTCGACACCGACGGTGTCATCACGGACACCGCGAGGACGCATGCACAGGCGTGGAAGCGCGCGTTCGATGCGTTCCTACGAGAGCGAGCCGCCCGAACCGGCGACCAGTTCCAGTCGTTCGACGTCGCCCGTGACTACCTGTCGTTCGTCGACGGCAAGCAACGACTCGACGGCGCCATCGGCTTCCTGGAATCTCGGGGCATCCCGGTGAAAGGACAGGTGGTCGCCGTCCGCGAGCTCTGTGACCGCAAGGACGAGTACTTCCTCTCGATGGTACGACGGGACGGAGCGGCCGCGTTCCCCGACGCGATCGCGTTCATCCGCCAGGTCCGCCGACGCGGTGCACGGACAGCGGCGGTGTCCGCGAGCCGGAACTGCGAGGAGGTGCTCCGCGCGGCAGGTGTCGCCGACATGTTCGACATCCGAGTCGACGGCAGAGAGGCCGCCCGTCTCGGCCTGCCGGGAAAGCCGCATCCCGCTCTCTTCCTCGAGGCTTCCACACGCCTCGGCACCACGCCCGCAAAGACCGCCGTCGTGGAGGACTCTCTCGCGGGTGTCGAAGCCGGTCGGCGTGGCCGATTCGGCCTCGTGGTGGGCGTCGACCACGGCAGCCGCGGGACCGACCTGTGCGCGCACGGCGCGGATGTCGTCGTCACCGACCTGAGGGATCTGCGGATCGTCGGCCGACGGCAGGTGGCGGAGATCCGTCGGTCGCCATGA
- a CDS encoding glycoside hydrolase family 65 protein, whose protein sequence is MNPWELSYTGYDPASERTREALCTLGNGYFATRGAAPESRAGSTHYPGTYIAGCYDRQVSSVAGGGSVENEDLVNVPNCLCLTFRIDGGDWFDLDRWVVLDTRQVLQLRGGVLRRMVRVDDGSGRVTRVEQRRLVSMHDRHLAALESMIIPENWSGTLEVRSSLDGRIVNSGVERYLALQRGHLEVAETFSGDDIAALRTRTLASRTEIVLAARTRVNGTRVNDATFHTDSGLVDHFLTMDATQGRALVVEKVAAVFTSRDPAVAEPLSAARDLARSASGFGILLNEHVEAWGRLWRRHRIEVDDTEVQRTLNLYTFHLLQTLSPHTTDLDVGVPARGLHGEAYRGHVFWDELFVLPLLSLRSPEISRALLIYRWRRLPQARIAAARCGKRGAMFPWQSGSDGREESQSFHLNPLSGRWLPDHSRLQRHVGLAIAYNVWQYYDATADDAFLIEYGAELLLDTARYFADLATYDETRERYEIHGVMGPDEYHDAYPGASEAGLRNNAYTNVMTAWLMRKALDVLSILPMWRRRELCEKLALSDAEIERFDHVSHRLVVPFHDGVVSQFAGYEDLAELDWDRYRERYGDIRRLDRILEAEGDSPNAYKASKQADALMLFYLLSAEEFSEILGRLGYTYDADLIPRTVDYYLARTTHGSSLSAVVHAWVLSRTDRESSWHHFLEVLHGELATVGGTTAEGIHLGAMAGALDLAQRCYGGLRLHENRVHLHPCLPRELGELSFGLRFHARWELRVRCDGEGIEVTGQQDSTAVPVVVDGAVPLDFRVQLT, encoded by the coding sequence ATGAATCCGTGGGAACTCTCCTACACCGGCTACGACCCCGCCTCCGAGCGCACGCGCGAGGCGTTGTGCACGCTGGGCAACGGCTACTTCGCGACCCGAGGCGCGGCGCCGGAGAGCAGGGCGGGCTCGACACACTACCCCGGCACCTACATCGCCGGGTGCTATGACCGGCAGGTCTCGTCGGTGGCGGGCGGCGGCTCGGTGGAGAACGAAGACCTCGTCAACGTCCCCAACTGCCTCTGCCTGACCTTCCGCATCGACGGGGGCGACTGGTTCGACCTCGATCGCTGGGTGGTCCTCGACACGCGCCAGGTCCTCCAGCTGCGTGGAGGCGTGCTTCGCCGCATGGTCCGGGTGGACGACGGCTCCGGTCGCGTGACCCGGGTCGAGCAACGTCGCCTGGTCTCGATGCACGACCGCCATCTCGCGGCGCTGGAGTCGATGATCATCCCCGAGAACTGGTCAGGAACACTGGAGGTGCGGTCGTCACTCGACGGTCGCATCGTGAACTCCGGTGTCGAGCGCTACCTAGCACTGCAACGAGGCCATCTGGAAGTCGCCGAGACCTTCTCCGGCGACGACATCGCCGCATTGCGAACCAGGACGCTGGCTTCGCGCACCGAGATCGTCCTTGCCGCGCGCACGCGGGTGAACGGCACCCGCGTCAACGATGCGACCTTCCACACGGACTCGGGACTGGTCGACCATTTCCTGACGATGGACGCAACCCAGGGACGGGCACTGGTCGTCGAGAAGGTCGCCGCGGTCTTCACCTCCCGCGATCCGGCCGTCGCGGAACCGTTGTCCGCGGCCAGGGACCTGGCACGTAGCGCATCGGGCTTCGGCATCTTGCTGAACGAACACGTCGAAGCCTGGGGCCGACTGTGGCGGCGACACCGCATCGAGGTCGACGACACCGAGGTGCAGCGCACCCTCAACCTGTATACGTTCCACCTGCTCCAGACCCTGTCTCCCCACACCACCGACCTCGACGTCGGAGTGCCGGCCCGTGGGCTGCACGGGGAGGCGTACCGCGGGCACGTCTTCTGGGACGAGCTCTTCGTCCTGCCGCTGCTCAGCCTGCGCTCTCCCGAGATCAGCCGCGCACTCCTGATCTACCGATGGCGACGCCTGCCGCAGGCGCGCATCGCTGCCGCACGCTGCGGAAAGCGTGGCGCAATGTTCCCGTGGCAGAGCGGCAGTGACGGACGTGAGGAGAGCCAGTCGTTCCACCTCAACCCTCTGTCGGGGCGCTGGCTACCCGATCACTCCCGGCTGCAGCGCCATGTCGGTCTCGCGATCGCCTACAACGTCTGGCAGTACTACGACGCCACGGCGGACGACGCGTTCCTCATCGAGTACGGAGCCGAGCTCCTCCTGGACACGGCGCGCTACTTCGCCGACCTGGCGACGTACGACGAAACTCGAGAGCGATACGAGATCCACGGTGTCATGGGCCCTGACGAGTATCACGATGCCTACCCTGGCGCGAGCGAGGCCGGACTGCGTAACAACGCCTACACCAACGTCATGACGGCGTGGCTGATGCGGAAGGCTCTGGACGTCCTCTCGATCCTGCCGATGTGGCGCCGCCGAGAGCTGTGCGAGAAGCTGGCGCTGAGCGATGCGGAGATCGAGAGGTTCGACCACGTCAGCCACCGCCTCGTCGTCCCGTTTCACGACGGCGTGGTCAGCCAGTTCGCAGGTTACGAAGACCTTGCCGAGCTCGACTGGGATCGTTACCGCGAACGTTACGGTGACATCCGCCGGCTCGACCGCATCCTGGAGGCCGAAGGGGACTCACCCAACGCCTACAAGGCGTCAAAGCAGGCAGATGCGCTGATGCTTTTCTATCTCCTGTCCGCCGAGGAGTTCAGTGAGATCCTCGGCAGGCTCGGCTACACCTACGATGCTGATCTGATCCCCAGGACGGTCGACTACTACCTGGCACGGACGACCCACGGGTCGAGCCTCAGCGCGGTCGTCCACGCCTGGGTGCTCTCTCGCACCGATCGCGAGTCGTCGTGGCATCACTTCCTCGAGGTCCTGCATGGTGAGCTCGCCACCGTCGGAGGGACGACCGCCGAGGGGATCCATCTCGGCGCCATGGCAGGGGCACTCGATCTCGCGCAGCGGTGCTACGGAGGGCTGCGTCTCCACGAGAACCGGGTCCACCTGCATCCCTGTCTGCCCCGAGAGCTCGGGGAGCTGAGCTTCGGACTGCGCTTCCATGCGCGGTGGGAGCTGCGGGTGCGATGTGACGGAGAAGGTATCGAGGTCACGGGCCAGCAGGACTCCACCGCGGTGCCCGTCGTGGTGGACGGTGCGGTACCCCTCGACTTCCGTGTCCAGCTCACCTGA
- a CDS encoding CBS domain-containing protein, with protein MTMRRLKIRDFMTKDVATVPLDAPFASIARLLVERRINSAPVVDRIGHVCGMVSMSDLLHKEGNRDDPENTFAFAHSTRVSHAKGAATTAAKLMTAPAIEVGPDVSVVSAAKLMARKRVKQLPVVEGGTLVGIVTRSDLVRAFLRPDDDIRDDVEAEFIAHRSVWSRLDGITVEVDNGVVMLTGDVERRSELVTAVKLASRIEGVVDVRPDLTYSFDDTVPVYPGF; from the coding sequence ATGACAATGAGACGTTTGAAGATCCGCGACTTCATGACGAAGGACGTGGCGACCGTTCCGCTCGATGCACCGTTCGCATCCATCGCGCGCCTGCTGGTCGAGCGCCGCATCAACTCCGCGCCCGTGGTCGACAGAATCGGCCACGTGTGCGGGATGGTCTCGATGAGCGACCTGCTCCACAAGGAGGGGAACCGTGACGACCCGGAGAATACGTTCGCGTTCGCCCACAGCACGCGGGTGTCCCACGCCAAGGGGGCTGCCACGACGGCTGCGAAGTTGATGACCGCACCTGCGATCGAGGTCGGACCTGACGTCAGCGTCGTCAGTGCTGCCAAGCTGATGGCCCGCAAGCGGGTGAAGCAGCTGCCCGTGGTCGAGGGCGGCACGCTCGTGGGAATCGTCACGAGATCCGACCTCGTGCGAGCCTTCCTGCGGCCCGACGACGATATCCGTGACGACGTCGAAGCGGAGTTCATCGCCCACCGCTCTGTATGGTCTCGCCTTGACGGCATCACCGTGGAGGTGGACAACGGTGTCGTCATGCTCACGGGTGACGTCGAGCGCAGAAGTGAACTGGTCACGGCCGTCAAGCTCGCGTCCAGGATCGAGGGTGTCGTCGACGTGCGGCCCGATCTCACATATTCCTTCGACGACACGGTCCCCGTGTATCCGGGCTTCTGA
- a CDS encoding pyridoxamine 5'-phosphate oxidase family protein, producing MGTDGIHTLSRAACLRLLATVPVGRFVYTTAGLPAIVPVNFIVDSDRIVFRTSEGAKLVAVREGTVIAFQADDIDSVSRSGWSVTVVGKARLLEGPEADRFRSDLLRPWVGDTREDVVAIDITLVTGRRVGHVDSERLDRAG from the coding sequence ATGGGGACAGATGGGATCCACACTCTGAGCCGGGCGGCATGCCTGCGACTGCTGGCGACCGTGCCGGTGGGCCGGTTCGTCTACACGACGGCCGGGCTGCCCGCCATCGTGCCGGTGAACTTCATCGTGGACTCCGATCGGATCGTCTTTCGCACCAGTGAGGGTGCCAAGCTCGTCGCGGTGCGCGAGGGAACGGTCATCGCCTTCCAGGCCGACGACATCGACTCGGTGAGCAGATCCGGTTGGTCGGTGACCGTCGTAGGCAAGGCACGGCTCCTCGAGGGTCCGGAGGCGGACAGGTTCCGCAGTGATCTCCTGCGTCCTTGGGTGGGTGACACCCGCGAAGACGTCGTGGCGATCGACATCACGCTCGTGACCGGTCGTCGAGTCGGTCATGTCGACTCGGAGAGGCTGGACCGGGCCGGCTGA